TTGCACATCATCATCATGCGCATGGGCACCGCCTCAGGCCCGCTGAGCAGCTCGCGGCTGATACTCATGACCGGCTCGCTGAGCCAGATCTCGACCGCCAGCGCGGTTTCCGCGTCCACCAGTGCGTGAAACTCGGGCACGCGCGGCTGAGGGCGCATGTCCCACACGCCGCCGGGGAGATCGTCGGGCCCAGCCTCCTGGCGCCAGATCTCGCGCTGCCGGTCCAGCACGCCCTCGCAGGCTTCGCGCACTGCGTCGAGCCGCTCGGCCGGGATGACGTCGCGCACGATGACGTAGCCGTCGCGACGGAGCTGGGATTGGTTCAAGCTGGGCATGGGGAATCCTGTGCTGCGTATCGCAATGTGTAGCGGTTCATGTGGAACGTCTCACGAAATGCATTTGAGCCCTGAGCTTCCCACACTGCACGCAGCGCGGGCCACCGGGCAAGCGGTCGCTCCGGTCCCCTCTCCCGCGGGGAGAGGGATAGGGTGAGGGGACGGGCGCCCACTAGGGGCGCCCCTACGCGGACCTGGCCGTCGCCGGACCTGGATTCCCGGCCCGCTCGATGTAGGGGCAGCCCTTGTGGCTGCCCGGTTCGACCCGGACGGGCGCCCACTAGGGGCGCCCCTACAGGGATAGGGGCGTCTCCGGGCCTGGATTCCGGCCTCCGCCGGAATGACGAAGGACTGGACACGCCCTACGACCCGTCCACGCCGATGTATTTCATCACCTGGTCCACCCACACGTCGTCGTAGCCCCTGCCTTCCCAGAGGCGGATCAGCGGCGCGTCGGCATCGGTGGGATGCACGCCCGCGGGATCGTGATCCAGCACGCCGAGGAGCTGCCGCCGCACGGGGTCGGCGCGCGCGATCAGCTCCGGCGAGCTGGCCACGCGATCGCCCAGCCGCATCCAGATCGGGGAGTAGACGTAGAAGAGGTTCTTGCGCCGCACGTTTGAGGTGTTACGCGACACCGAGTGCCAGAGCGCGTTGTGAAACAGCATCGCGTCACCCGCGCGCAGCAGCAGCTGCTTGGCGCCCGGCACGCCGGCGTCGATCTCGTCGACCTCCTGGAAGCGGCTCGGCGAGGCGAGGGTTTCGGCGTCGGCGACCTCGTGCGGAAAGTTGCCGCGGTGGCTGCCGGGAATCAGCAGGAAGTTGCCCATGTCGGGCGCGTCCACGTCGGTCAGGAACCAGCCGATCTTCAGGTGCAGCAAAGGCGTCAGCCCGCCGGCGCTCGGAAACGGATAGGGCTTGGGGCCGTCGTAGTGCCAGCGGCTGCCCGGATGCGGCGTCGGTGGGCGCACCATCACCTGCGACGCAAGCAGCTGGATCGTGGCGCCCATCAGGTCCATCACGATGCCCAGGTGATTGGGGTGATCGATGAGATCGAGGAAGGCCTCGTCCTCCTCGATCACGTTGAGGGTGCTCAGCCACTCGTTGCGGGAACGTCCGGCGCGCTGCGAAGCCTCGTCGAGGCGATCCACGGCGTCGCTGAGCCGCGCGATTTCGTCGGACGACAGCACGCCGGGCAGCACCAAGTAGCCCTGCGTGTCCCAGTACTCACGCTGCGCCGGCGTCAGGCGCGTGAGGGTCTTGATGTCGATCACGGGCGCACCTCCCGGCGGGCTGCCATCCGGTGTTCGTGCCTTGGTCGGCAACAGCGTAGCGCGGGCAACCGTGGAACGTTTCGAGGCCGTCATTCCGGACGCAGCAAATGCCATTCCAAACGCCGTGAGGAGTCTAAGGACGTTCTGCCTTCTCCCCGCCCCCTGGATTTCTCGCTTCGCTCGAAAAGACATGAGCAGGGCCATTGCTTCGACCTCGAAATTAAACGCCGAACGTGTATAAAAACCCCTGCCCGAGGTCCGCCCGCAGGCGCCCTACCAGTTGCCGTTGACCACCCAGCCGCCGTCGGCGAAGAGGCAATGGCCGGTGACGAAGCTCGACTCATCCGACGCCAGGAATACGGCCGCCGCGGCGATCTCCTCGGGGGTCCCCAGGCGCCCGGCCGGGACACGCAACAGCAGCGGCGCGATGGCCTCGTTGCCCTCCTCGCGGGCGCCGCGGAAGAGGGGCGTGTCGGTATAGCCGGGGCCGATGGAGTTGGCCCGCACGCCATGCTCCGCCAGCTCGACCGCCATGACCTGCGTGGCCATGATGACCGCGGCTTTCGAGGTGCAGTAGGCGATGCGCTCGCTGACCGCCAGACCGCCGTATATCGAGGCGATGTTGATGATGGAGCCGGCGCCGCCGGCCACCATGCGGCGGGCCGCCGTCTGGGCACTGAAGACGACGGCGTCGAGATTGAGGTCCATCAAGCGGCGCCAGTCCTCGCGCGTGTGGTCGAGGAACATGGCTCCTATCGAAACGCCCGCGCTGCCGACCCAGACGGTGAGGCCGCCGAGGTCGCTCACGACGCCGTCGACAAAGTTGTCCAGGTCTTCCTGCCGGGTCACGTCGATCGGCATGTCCACGGCGCGTCGGCCGAGCGCCCGCACCTCGTCGGCCACGCCGGCGGCCCGTTCCGGATCGAGGTCGCCGATCGCGACGTCCGCTCCCTCGCGCGCGAATGCCAGCGCGCAGGCGCGGCCAATGCCCGAGCCGCCGCCGGTGATGGCGGCGATCTTGCCCTCCAGCCGCATGTTCAGCCTCCTTCGATCTTGGGGTGCACGGTTTGGCTGCCGCATTGTCGCGAGAATTCGCGGACGGCGGGGATGAGTCCGGAATCTCCCTCACCCTATCCCTCTCCCACGGTGGGGAGAGGGGACCGGATCGACCACCGGCCGGTGGACGGCGTCCTTCGGTGGCCCACGCTGTGTGCAGCGTGGGAGCGGCCGTCCCCCTCACCCTATCCCTCTCCCACGGAGAGAGGGGACCAGACCCGAACAGCGACGGGCTTGCTCGGTGGTCCCCAGCGGGCAAGACCAGGTCCGCGTAGGGGCAGCCCTCGTGGCTGCCCAGTTCGACCCGGACTGGCGCCCACTAGGGGCGCCCTACAAAGGCGGAGCGTTGCAGGGCCTGGATTCCGGCTTTCGCCGGAATGACGAGGGGTTAGGCCAGCGACTAGCAACTGCGTCAGAAACGAACGGGCGGCCCCTCCCAGGCGCTATCCTTTGCGCAAGCGACGAGCAGCGCGCGGCCGGGAGCGGCCGCCGACGCACCCCTAAACCGGAGGATGTCCCATGCCCCCTAGCAGCGAACGCGCCATACAAGAGTTGCGCGGCCCCGCCGCCCTGGTGATGGCGCCGTTCGACGACGACTTGAGGCTGGACCTTGACGCCCTCACCTCGAACATCCAATTCCTGCTGGACGGGGGACTCGAGACCGGCAAGGGATTCATCATCTCGCCGTGCGGCAGCGGCGAGTACCTGACCCTCTCGCCGTCGGAGCACCGCGACATGGTCGCGGCCTCGGTCGAAGCCGCCGCGGGCAAGATCCCGGTGGTGGCGGGCGCCGCGAGCCTGAACCTGGACGAGGTGATCGCCCTCTCACGGGGCGCGGTGGACGCCGGCGCGGAGTACGTGATGATCTCCCCGCCCTGCTACTACCCGATCAGCCAGGAGGGCATGTACGAGTGGTACCGGATCCTCACCGAGTCGATCGACGCCGGGATCATGATCTACGACCAGTCCTGGCGGCAGGACATCGGCACGTCCCTCGGCGTGGAGCTCATCGGGCGGCTGGCCGAGTTTCCGGGCATCGTGTCGCTCAAGTACGGTGCGCCGAACATCATCGAGCCCATGGTCGAGGCGCTGGATCGCTACGCCGACCGGTTCGCCTTCATCGACAACTCGCTGGGCTACACCTCCACGCTGGCCTACATGCACGGCGCCAGCGGGTTCATCTCCGGACCGGCGACCTGGTGGCCCGAGTTCGAGCTGGAGTTCTTCCGCCTGCTCGAGGCCGGAGACTTCGCCGGCGCGGACCGCTGGCACGCGAAGATCGGGCCCTACATGTGGCTGCACCAGAGCGAGGGCGGCCCCGGATGGCGGGAGCTGCAGGACTCGGCCATCATCAAGGCCGCGTTGGACTTTGTGGGGCTGCACGGCGGACCGACCCGGCCACCGTTCCGCGGCGTCAACGACGAGGAACGACTCGTGATCAATGCGGTTCTCGATGACCTGGGCGTGCGGCAGGCGGTGCCTGTCTAGCGGCTGATCCGCGCGGTCAGCCTTGCCCTAGTGCGATGCGCACGTCTTCGGTCGTGTCGCGGAGCACGGTTGGCCGAATCGAGATTTCCTCGATGAGCGTGCGCCCGGGCGTGGCGGCGCAGAAGACGATGGCGTCGGCGACGTCGTCGGCCCCGATCATGGTGGCGCGGTCCTCCGCCGTCGGCGGGCGCGGTCGCTGCGCGAGCAGCGGCGTGTCCACCTCGCCGGGCAGGACCGTGCAGGCGCGGATACCCCGGTTGCGGAACTCGGCGTTGACGCTGCCCATGTAGTTGAGCAGCGCCGCCTTGGACGCCGCATAGGCCGCGCCGCCCAGCGGCCCCGGGCTGTAGACCGCGAACGACGCCACGCTCACGATCGTGCCGCCGCCGCGCTCGATCATGCCGGGAATCAGCCCACGGCAGAGGATCGCCCCGGCGGTGACGTTGATGCGGAAGAGCTCATCGAGGGCGGCGTCCGCCGTCGCCGAGCTGCGGTGGGGCGAGTTGGCGCCGGCGTTGTTGACCAGCACGTCGACCCCTCCCAAGGTCTCCGTCGCCCAGCACGCGAGCGCCTCGACCTGGGATGGGTCCATGAAATCCGCGACGTAGGTCGGGACCTCGGCGCCGCTCGCGTCAGCGACGGCGGCCGCGGCGACGGCCAGGCGATCGGGGCTGCGGCTGGTGAGCGCCACCCGAGCGCCGGCGCGCACGAGCCCGAGCGCGGCGGCGGTGCCGATGGCGCCTCCGGCTCCCGTGACCAGCGCGACCTGACCGTCCAAACGACCCATGCGTCCCTCCGCCGTGGCGACCGCGGACCGCTACTGGCTGCGGCCGCGCGCGGTGACGTGCCAAACGGCCTCAACGATACCCTCCCGCGCGGCGAAGGCATGGTCGTAGAGATTGACGCAGGGACAGATGTGGTTGGGAATGACGCGCAACGTCTGACCGATGGCGAAAGCGCTCGCGTCCGGCGCGGCGATCACGCCGTGCTCGTCGGACACGCTGGTGATGACGGCTTCCGGATGGCCTACCACCATGCCGTGACCGGTGTTTGCCAGCACGCCGGGGCCGCGACGGTCGGAGGTGAGCGCCTTGGCGCCGGCGTCGATGACCACCCGATCGGGCGCCGGCAGGTTCACCACCGTGGCCAGCACCGTCGCCGCGCACCACTCGGTGTGCCCCAGCAGGTGCGCGTGCGACGCGTCGTTGAACACGGCCGTGCCCGGGCGCAGCTCGTCGATGGGCGCGTGGAACGACTCGAGCAGGAACGACGGCGACGAGCCCATGCTCACCTCGCACGGAGCACGGGTCGCAGCCCGGATCGCGTCGGCGACGCCGGTCATCAGCTGCTGGGACTCCGCGGCGGCGGCATGGACGCCGGCCGGATCCGCGGCCTGATAGTCATGCCCTTCGTGGGTGTAGATGCCGCGCAGGTTGAGGCCGTCGGTGTCGAGCGTCTGCCGCGCGAGTTCGACGGCAGCCTCGGCAGTCGCAACGCCGGTGCGACATTGGCCGGTATCGATCTCGATTGACACGTCGATCGTCGCGCTCGCCGACGCGAAGGCCGCGCCGAGCATCCGCACGTGCTCCGCATGATCGACGCCCACGGCGAGGCGGGTGCGCTCGGCGAGCTCCACGAGGCGAATCAGGCGCGACGCGCCGACGACCTGGTTGGCGATGAAGATGTCGTCAAAGCCGGCGTCGGCAAAGGCCTCGGCCTCGCCGACCTTGGCGCAGCAGATGCCCTCGGCGCCCGCCTGCCGCAGACGCGCCGCGACCGTCGCCATGCGGTGGGTCTTGACGTGCGGACGCAGCCGCGAGCCCGCCGTGCGCGCGGTGGCCACCATGCGCGCGATATTGGCGTCGAGCACGGCGAGGTCGATCACCAGCGCCGGGGTTTCGAGGTCCGCCACGGCTCGCCCGACGGCGGCGGAAGGCTCCCGGCTGGAGAGCACGGCTTCGGACGTCATGGGTCTTCGGCGCGGTCCTGCGCTGGCCCGAGTGTACGGCCTGAGGCGCACGTGTCGGTCGTTCGGTGTAGGGGCAGCCCTTGTGGCTGCCCGGTTCGAGTCCGAGGGGCGCCCACAAGGGGCGCCCCTACAAGGCACTGCGCGATGGCGCGATGCCGTGGGCCAGGCGCCGGATGTCGTACCGTTCGATACGTGGATCGGGAATCATATGGGCAGCACCACGCATGAACGTCACGGGTGGTCGGAGGTTGGGTCGGCATGGGCGCTGAGGTCAGGCGGCTGAGCAACTGGATCAATGGCGAGTGGGTGGAATCGGCCAGCACCGATCGCCTGGACGCCGACAATCCGGCGACGGGCGAGGTGATCGCGAGCGTCCCGCTGTCGACCGAGTCTGAGATCGACGCGGCCGTGCAGGCGGCCAAGGCGGCCTTTCCGGCCTGGCGCGACACCCCGGCCGTCGATCGCGGACGGGTGCTATTTCGGCTGCATTCGCTGATGCGGGACCGGTTCGAGGAGCTCTCCCGCACCGTGACCATCGAGAACGGCAAGACGCTGGAAGAAGCCCGAGGAGAGGTCTTGCGGGCCGTCGAAAATGTCGAGGTGGCCGCAGGAATCCCAACCTTGCAGCAAGGCTCGTTTTCCAGCGACATCTCGGCGGCCATCGACGAGCACTCGATCCGCGAACCGCTGGGCGTATTTGCGCAGATCGGACCGTTCAACTTTCCAGCGATGGTGCCCTTCTGGTTCGCGCCGCTGGCGGTGGCCTGCGGCAACACCTTCGTGACCAAGCCCTCGCAAAAGACGCCGCTGAGCCAGACGCTGCTCACGGAGCTGACGGCGGAAGCGGGATTCCCGCCCGGAGTGATGAACCTGGTGCATGGCGAAGGCGAGCAGGCGCAGGCGCTGAGCGCGCATCCCGACGTGGCCGGGGTGTCGTTCGTGGGCTCGACGCCGGTGGCGCGGGCGGTGTACGAAACCGCCACCCGTCACGGCAAGCGGGCGCAGTGCCAGGGCGGGGCGAAGAATCACCTGGTGGTGCTGCCGGACGCCGACCTGGACGCCGCGATTCCGAATATCTGCGGTTCGACCTATGGCTGCGCCGGCCAAAGATGCCTGGCCGGGTCGGTGGTGGTGACGGTGGGCGACGTGCGCGAGGAGCTCACGGAACGGCTGGTCGAAGCAACATCTTCAATTCGGTTGGGTGACGGGCTCGATCCCGACACGGGCATGGGCCCGGTGATTTCCGCCGAGTCGCGCGACCGCGCGTTCACGTATATCGATCAAGCGATCAAAGGCGGCGCTGAAATGCTGCTCGACGGGCGCGGCGCGACGGTCGAGGGGCTGCCGGGCGGCTATTGGGTGGGCGCGACGGTGCTGCACGAGGTGACCCCCGACATGCCGGTGGTGCGCGACGAGATCTTCGGGCCGGTGGTGAGCCTGATGCACGCCGAGACGCTGCAGGACGCCATCGACATGGTAGAAGCCAGCCCCTTCGGCAACGCCGCCACGCTCTACACCAACAGCGGCGGCGCGGCGCGCGAGTTCACGCGGCAAGTGAACGTCGGCAATGTCGGCATCAACGTCGGCGTGGCGGCGCCGATGGCCTTCTATCCCTTTGGCGGACGCAAGCAATCGTTCTTCGGCGACATCCACGCCCAGTCCACCGAGCTGGTGCGGTTCTAC
This sequence is a window from Chloroflexota bacterium. Protein-coding genes within it:
- a CDS encoding CoA-acylating methylmalonate-semialdehyde dehydrogenase → MGAEVRRLSNWINGEWVESASTDRLDADNPATGEVIASVPLSTESEIDAAVQAAKAAFPAWRDTPAVDRGRVLFRLHSLMRDRFEELSRTVTIENGKTLEEARGEVLRAVENVEVAAGIPTLQQGSFSSDISAAIDEHSIREPLGVFAQIGPFNFPAMVPFWFAPLAVACGNTFVTKPSQKTPLSQTLLTELTAEAGFPPGVMNLVHGEGEQAQALSAHPDVAGVSFVGSTPVARAVYETATRHGKRAQCQGGAKNHLVVLPDADLDAAIPNICGSTYGCAGQRCLAGSVVVTVGDVREELTERLVEATSSIRLGDGLDPDTGMGPVISAESRDRAFTYIDQAIKGGAEMLLDGRGATVEGLPGGYWVGATVLHEVTPDMPVVRDEIFGPVVSLMHAETLQDAIDMVEASPFGNAATLYTNSGGAAREFTRQVNVGNVGINVGVAAPMAFYPFGGRKQSFFGDIHAQSTELVRFYTDPKVVITRWPDKSDGRDPWD
- a CDS encoding phytanoyl-CoA dioxygenase family protein, whose translation is MIDIKTLTRLTPAQREYWDTQGYLVLPGVLSSDEIARLSDAVDRLDEASQRAGRSRNEWLSTLNVIEEDEAFLDLIDHPNHLGIVMDLMGATIQLLASQVMVRPPTPHPGSRWHYDGPKPYPFPSAGGLTPLLHLKIGWFLTDVDAPDMGNFLLIPGSHRGNFPHEVADAETLASPSRFQEVDEIDAGVPGAKQLLLRAGDAMLFHNALWHSVSRNTSNVRRKNLFYVYSPIWMRLGDRVASSPELIARADPVRRQLLGVLDHDPAGVHPTDADAPLIRLWEGRGYDDVWVDQVMKYIGVDGS
- a CDS encoding SDR family NAD(P)-dependent oxidoreductase, whose protein sequence is MGRLDGQVALVTGAGGAIGTAAALGLVRAGARVALTSRSPDRLAVAAAAVADASGAEVPTYVADFMDPSQVEALACWATETLGGVDVLVNNAGANSPHRSSATADAALDELFRINVTAGAILCRGLIPGMIERGGGTIVSVASFAVYSPGPLGGAAYAASKAALLNYMGSVNAEFRNRGIRACTVLPGEVDTPLLAQRPRPPTAEDRATMIGADDVADAIVFCAATPGRTLIEEISIRPTVLRDTTEDVRIALGQG
- a CDS encoding dihydrodipicolinate synthase family protein is translated as MPPSSERAIQELRGPAALVMAPFDDDLRLDLDALTSNIQFLLDGGLETGKGFIISPCGSGEYLTLSPSEHRDMVAASVEAAAGKIPVVAGAASLNLDEVIALSRGAVDAGAEYVMISPPCYYPISQEGMYEWYRILTESIDAGIMIYDQSWRQDIGTSLGVELIGRLAEFPGIVSLKYGAPNIIEPMVEALDRYADRFAFIDNSLGYTSTLAYMHGASGFISGPATWWPEFELEFFRLLEAGDFAGADRWHAKIGPYMWLHQSEGGPGWRELQDSAIIKAALDFVGLHGGPTRPPFRGVNDEERLVINAVLDDLGVRQAVPV
- a CDS encoding alanine racemase; this translates as MTSEAVLSSREPSAAVGRAVADLETPALVIDLAVLDANIARMVATARTAGSRLRPHVKTHRMATVAARLRQAGAEGICCAKVGEAEAFADAGFDDIFIANQVVGASRLIRLVELAERTRLAVGVDHAEHVRMLGAAFASASATIDVSIEIDTGQCRTGVATAEAAVELARQTLDTDGLNLRGIYTHEGHDYQAADPAGVHAAAAESQQLMTGVADAIRAATRAPCEVSMGSSPSFLLESFHAPIDELRPGTAVFNDASHAHLLGHTEWCAATVLATVVNLPAPDRVVIDAGAKALTSDRRGPGVLANTGHGMVVGHPEAVITSVSDEHGVIAAPDASAFAIGQTLRVIPNHICPCVNLYDHAFAAREGIVEAVWHVTARGRSQ
- a CDS encoding SDR family NAD(P)-dependent oxidoreductase codes for the protein MRLEGKIAAITGGGSGIGRACALAFAREGADVAIGDLDPERAAGVADEVRALGRRAVDMPIDVTRQEDLDNFVDGVVSDLGGLTVWVGSAGVSIGAMFLDHTREDWRRLMDLNLDAVVFSAQTAARRMVAGGAGSIINIASIYGGLAVSERIAYCTSKAAVIMATQVMAVELAEHGVRANSIGPGYTDTPLFRGAREEGNEAIAPLLLRVPAGRLGTPEEIAAAAVFLASDESSFVTGHCLFADGGWVVNGNW